CATCAGCGTGTAGTCCCCGCTGTTCCCGCCGTCCAGTTCCCTGAGCCTCTCGGCGACCACCTCGGCGACGCCCAAATCGCCGTGCGTTCTGGCCGCCCCCAGCAGTATCCTGTAGACGACGAGCTCAGGAGCGACGGGCATCTCGGCGACGAACCTCAGCGCCTTCGTCAGCCGACCGGCGCGCCCCAGGAGGTCGACGACTACGCCATAGTGCTTCATCTGCGGCTCCACGCCGTGGACCGACCTCATGCTCTCGAAGTGGCCGAGTCCCTCCTCGACGAGCTCCGCGTTGGCGCACGCGATCAGCACGCCGAGGAAGGTGACCTCGTTCGGCCTGAACCCTTCGGCGATCATGGCATGGAAGGCGCTCAGAGCTTCCTCCTCGGCGCCGTTGTTGGCCATCCCCATTATGATCGAGTTCCATGACAGGGTGTCCTTCTCTTTCATTTCTCTGAAGACCTGCAGCGCCTCCTTGGTGCTTCCGCATTTCGCGTACATGTCGATCAGAGAATTGTGCAGGATGGTGTCGGCTTCGATCCCGTGTCGCCTCATGTAGTCGTGGATCCACTTGCCGAGATCGAGAGCGCCTAGGTGCGCGCAGGCAGAGAGTACGCTCGCGAGCACGACAGCGTCCGGTTTCACCTTGGCTCTCTGCATCTCCCTGAAGAGTTCCAAGGCGTCAGAGAACTGACTAGCTTGCGAATATCCAGATATCATAGAGCTCCATGAGATCAGATCTTTGCCAGAAATTTCCTCGAATAATCTTCTTGCCGAAACCAGATCCCCAGCTTTTGCATATGCGGTGATCATCGCATTCATTGTCACGGTGTCCCTATCCTTCATGTTAAAGAAAATCTTTTCTGCCGATTGCAGCTGCCCACGTCTGCCATAGTAATCTATCAAAGTATTGCCCAAGTAGACATCCACCTCTATGCAGTAATCCTCTATGTACTTGACCAAGCAATCTGCCATGCTCCAATCTCCTAGACGAGTGCACGCAGAAACAACCTTGGCCATAGTGACCTTATCAGCTCTAACTCCTTCGTCGTGCATCAACTTGAATAACTTCAAAACCTCTTTTAATCTATTGCGCCGGCTATATCCACATATCAAAGAGTTCCAGGACACCACATCCTTAACCAGCATCTCATCGAAAACAGATCTTGCACAGCACAAATCACCACAGGCAGCATACAGATGAATCAGCGAATTGGAAACGAAGATATCCGAAAGAAGCCCGAATTTCAGTACATGGTTGTGCATCTGTTTCCCTTCCTTAAGAGCACCAATCCTTGCACAAGCCTTCACTACAAATGGGAACGTCAGGTTGTCCGGCTCCATACATTTTCCTCGAGCCTTCTTGTAGAAAGCAATTGCATCTTCTGGTGCATCGCTTTGAGCAAGCCCCCTGAGTATGATATTCCGAAGGTAAGTTGTTGGTGCTTCAATCTGCCCATATACTTTATGAGCAAGAACCAAATCTGGTTGTAGAATAGCATAGAATCTGAGAATCTTAGACATTGCATATTGGCAGTTGTGCAGCCCAGAAACAATGAGATGGCCATGAAGCTTCTTTATGGTTTCCATCATTACAATGCTGAAAGAAAACTGGATTTTTTCATGAACTGTGGATCAGTGAGTGGAAATGCAGTACGGCACATGTCATTCAACACCTCTGCTTCCTGCAAGGGATTACCAATATTAGTAGAGAAGCAACAAAAAGTACTAATATTAGCTTGCAAAAACGTCtaatattatgggacggagggagtagtacaaaAGCGACAAACAATAATACTGTGAACTTTTTGAAAGTGGAATAAACGAGCACACTGTCGATGCTTATTAACAGCATATAGGAAAAATAGCGAGCATTGGATAATGAGATGGTGGTGTTTAAATACAAAGGTCATATGATTCAACAATCATTAAGCAGCCAAGAAGAAATAAACTGAATTCTTAGTTCTTTTAACTTTGCATGAAAGATAATAAATAAAAGGCAAAATAACACAATAAACCCACCATAAAGTAGGAAGGCTAGATTTTAACGATGGAACAAAACCTCTTAAAACTATGTGGAGCTTCTTCCCAATAATTTGGTTCCGACTTACTGACTCTCACCAACCAAAGCAAGCCCAGGAACCTTAACAGTATTCATCTCATCTACTAGCTTCCGTGCTCTTTCAGCATCACTAAACCTTCCATGCTCAGTGAGCATATTGGATACCACCACAAAATCACCTCCAGATTCTCTTTCGATGTCTAGTATCTTCTTCATTGCCCTCTCCGCCATCTCCACTTCCCCATACTTGCTGCAACAACCCAGCAGTGTCCTCCATATGACTGAATTAACCTCCATTGGCAGACCACTTATTACTTGCTCGGCCTCATATAACCGTCCAGCCCTCCCTAGCATGTCTATGATACACCCAAAATGCTTGATCTCTGGAGTTAGACTGTATTCATACACCATGGTTTTGAAAAACAGTACTCCTTGCTCGACCAGCCCACCATGGTTGCAAGCACTGAGAACACTTAAGAAGGTGACTCTGTCAGGCCTGATTCCAGCTCTTCTCATCTCTGCAAACAGTTCAACTGCCTCAGTTGACAACCCGTGCATTGCAAAACCTGAAATTATTGATGTCCATGACACCAAGTTTCTCCCATCCAGCATTTCATGGAAAATCTTGAGGGAGTTCTTTATAGACCCAATCTTGGCATACAGGTCTATGAGCGAATTCCCAACTCGGATATCCAACACAAGAAGACCCTTCTTCTCACAATAGCCGTGCAATGTCTCGCCCAAAAGAATCCTTCCAATATTAGATACCGCAGGCACAACCGCTAACACGGTTATCTCGCTTGGATCAATGCCTTCTGCCATCATGCGGCGAAAGAGAGCAACGGCCTCTACCGAGCGGCAGGAGCGCGTGTACCCATCAATCATCCCGGTCCACGAGACAATATTCCTACAGGGCATCCGCTCAAAGAGCAGCCTGGCGTACTCAACCTCGCCCCGCGCAGCAAACCCGGTGATCATCACGTTCCAAGTAACCGCATTCTTCGCCGGCATCTCGTCGAACGCACCACGAGATTCCGCCAGGCACCCGCACACAACATAGGCGTTGACCAGGGCGGTGTGCACATAGGCGTGGAACTCGAACCCCTTGCGGACGGCAAGCCCGTGCAGCTGCGCGGCAGCCCGCGGCCACGCCAGGGCCGCGCAGGCCCCAAGGGCGTGCACGAAGGCGTAGGTGTCGTCGGCCGCGTGCCGGCGTGCGTCCCTGAAGAGGCTCAGGGCCTCCTGCGGGAGAGGGCCGCGGGAGTAGGCCTTGAGGAGCGCGTGCCACGGCGTGGGCCGCCGGTCGAACACCTGGCGGGCAACGAGCTGGGCGTGGATCTGGAGGAGCGGGCGCCTCTCCGCCTGGTGCCTCAGGAGGAGGGCGACCAGGCCCcgggcgtgggcggcggcggcggcggcatggaAGGGCGCGCATCCCTGCCTCAGGAGGTCAGCCGGGAACCGCGCCATGAGGGGGGCTCCGTCTTCTGCAGCCCTACCCAACGCCTCTCTCGTCTACTTAGAATATGTCATGGTGcaatggagagagagagagagaggcattACCTTGTCTGGAGAGAAGAGGTGGAGGAGGCTGGACTCGAAATCGTCCGAGGCTTTCTCCCTCCCGCGCCGGCGTCCAAGACAAAAAGATTGTGTTTTTGCTTTCCCTTCCCGGGCGTACTACATTGCTCTGTTGACAGTTGACACGAGGCAACTCGCCGCCCGAACCTCTCGTTCCTCGATGTTGCGCAGGGTCCTCGCCGGAGCGATCGCGCGCCTCTCCGGCCCCGGATTCTCCAACCCACCGCCGAGGAGACGGCCTCTCCTCCCGCCCAACGCCCCGCGCCTCTCCACCGCGCGGGTGccgtccggcggcggcgagggcagcGAGGGGGAGGATGACGACGACCCGTTCTCCTTCCCGGACCAGCAGCAGCTCCCGCCGGACGTGGCGCGCGGCGTGGACGCCGTCGTCGCGGCGGCCGAGGGCGCCCACCTGGACGCCGCGCGCGCCGGGGCGCTCCTGGAGCAATGCGGCGCCGCGGCCTCGGAGACGCTCGTGGTGGCCGCGCTCTCGCGCCTCCGCAACAGCTGGGCCGCCGCGCACGCCGCATTCCGGTGGGCCGCCGCGCGGGGGCGGCCGCAGCCCGGGTACGCCCCCGGGCGCCACGCGTGCCACTCCATGCTCGCCATCCTCGCCAGGCACCGCCGCTTCGACGACGCGCGCgccctgctcgacgaaatgcgcCGCAGGTCGCTCGCGTCGCCGAGGGCGGTGCTCCTCCTAATCCGGCGCTACTGCGCCGCGCGGGACGTTGCTAGCGCGATCGCCGCGTTCCGCGCACTCCCGAGCTTCGGCATTGAGCCCGGGGTCGTCCAGTTCCATGGCCTCCTCGGCGCCCTCTGCCGGTACAAGAACGTCAAGGACGCGGAGCACCTGCTTCTGTCCAGCGAGAGGGAGTTCCCGTTCGAGACCAAGGGCTTCAACATCGTGCTCAACGGCTGGTGCAACATGGTCTGCAGCGTGCGGGAGGCCAAGAGGTTTTGGACCGTCATGGAGCTCAGGGGTGTCGC
The Aegilops tauschii subsp. strangulata cultivar AL8/78 chromosome 3, Aet v6.0, whole genome shotgun sequence genome window above contains:
- the LOC141020508 gene encoding pentatricopeptide repeat-containing protein At2g22410, mitochondrial-like — protein: MMETIKKLHGHLIVSGLHNCQYAMSKILRFYAILQPDLVLAHKVYGQIEAPTTYLRNIILRGLAQSDAPEDAIAFYKKARGKCMEPDNLTFPFVVKACARIGALKEGKQMHNHVLKFGLLSDIFVSNSLIHLYAACGDLCCARSVFDEMLVKDVVSWNSLICGYSRRNRLKEVLKLFKLMHDEGVRADKVTMAKVVSACTRLGDWSMADCLVKYIEDYCIEVDVYLGNTLIDYYGRRGQLQSAEKIFFNMKDRDTVTMNAMITAYAKAGDLVSARRLFEEISGKDLISWSSMISGYSQASQFSDALELFREMQRAKVKPDAVVLASVLSACAHLGALDLGKWIHDYMRRHGIEADTILHNSLIDMYAKCGSTKEALQVFREMKEKDTLSWNSIIMGMANNGAEEEALSAFHAMIAEGFRPNEVTFLGVLIACANAELVEEGLGHFESMRSVHGVEPQMKHYGVVVDLLGRAGRLTKALRFVAEMPVAPELVVYRILLGAARTHGDLGVAEVVAERLRELDGGNSGDYTLMSNAYAGADRWSDAMEVRQRMEDSRVRKLPACSVVDC
- the LOC109766750 gene encoding pentatricopeptide repeat-containing protein At1g09220, mitochondrial; the encoded protein is MARFPADLLRQGCAPFHAAAAAAHARGLVALLLRHQAERRPLLQIHAQLVARQVFDRRPTPWHALLKAYSRGPLPQEALSLFRDARRHAADDTYAFVHALGACAALAWPRAAAQLHGLAVRKGFEFHAYVHTALVNAYVVCGCLAESRGAFDEMPAKNAVTWNVMITGFAARGEVEYARLLFERMPCRNIVSWTGMIDGYTRSCRSVEAVALFRRMMAEGIDPSEITVLAVVPAVSNIGRILLGETLHGYCEKKGLLVLDIRVGNSLIDLYAKIGSIKNSLKIFHEMLDGRNLVSWTSIISGFAMHGLSTEAVELFAEMRRAGIRPDRVTFLSVLSACNHGGLVEQGVLFFKTMVYEYSLTPEIKHFGCIIDMLGRAGRLYEAEQVISGLPMEVNSVIWRTLLGCCSKYGEVEMAERAMKKILDIERESGGDFVVVSNMLTEHGRFSDAERARKLVDEMNTVKVPGLALVGESQ
- the LOC109766751 gene encoding pentatricopeptide repeat-containing protein At5g15010, mitochondrial, with protein sequence MVQWRERERGITLSGEKRWRRLDSKSSEAFSLPRRRPRQKDCVFAFPSRAYYIALLTVDTRQLAARTSRSSMLRRVLAGAIARLSGPGFSNPPPRRRPLLPPNAPRLSTARVPSGGGEGSEGEDDDDPFSFPDQQQLPPDVARGVDAVVAAAEGAHLDAARAGALLEQCGAAASETLVVAALSRLRNSWAAAHAAFRWAAARGRPQPGYAPGRHACHSMLAILARHRRFDDARALLDEMRRRSLASPRAVLLLIRRYCAARDVASAIAAFRALPSFGIEPGVVQFHGLLGALCRYKNVKDAEHLLLSSEREFPFETKGFNIVLNGWCNMVCSVREAKRFWTVMELRGVARDVVSYGSMISCFSKAGSLDSVMKLFNRMKEAGIVPDRKVYNAVVHALAKGRCVDEARALVRSMEEKGVTPDTATYNSLIRPLCKARQVQEAREMFDEMVGRGLLASVRTFHALFDVATSPTEVFDLLDKMKTLHCEPEMDTYIMLIRKFCRWKQHDSVEKLWNAMPANGLTPDRSAYIVFIHGLFLNGKLEEAAKYYEEMKAKGFSPEEKTESMIQAWRSGRELAKASASAGSRSGSVSLKVTRREW